A DNA window from Christiangramia salexigens contains the following coding sequences:
- a CDS encoding ABC transporter ATP-binding protein, with product MKNLKHLNKYFYKYKWKLLIGLIITVAARIFAIYYVPLVGKSTVVIEKYLNGTITDISEVKSELAYNIMLIIGTTLIAAFFTFLMRQTFIVVSRHMEYDLKNEVFQHYQELSLNFYKKNRTGDLMNRISEDVSKVRLYLGPAIMYSVTTFASTVVVLIFMLKSAPELTLYTVIPLPVLSFAIYRLSVAIHQRSTIVQQYLSRLNTFTQESFSGIAVIKSYGIEPQTNTNFTELSNGSRDKNIDLVKVQAFFFPLMVLLIGISNIIVIYVGGKQIISGQIENIDVLVEFILYVNMLTWPVASIGWVTSLVQQAEASQERINEFLKEKPEITNQKAEPDNIQGNIEFKDVSFTYDDTNITALKGVSFKVDKGETLAIIGKTGSGKSTILELIGRLYDIDKGDIMIDDRSIQKLNLESLRNSIGYVPQDAFLFSDSIRNNIKFGKTDASEEEIITAAKNASVHKNIIGFSKGYDTVLGERGITLSGGQKQRVSIARAIIHDPEILLFDDCLSAVDTETEEEILNNLFKITREKTTIIVSHRISSAKNADKIIILEDGKVVQQGTHQQLLDQEGYYKELYAKQLNEKEM from the coding sequence ATGAAAAACCTTAAGCATCTTAATAAATATTTTTACAAGTATAAATGGAAATTATTAATTGGCCTAATCATAACCGTAGCAGCCAGGATTTTTGCCATTTATTATGTGCCATTAGTTGGAAAAAGTACCGTTGTAATTGAGAAATATCTTAATGGAACTATTACAGATATTTCTGAAGTAAAAAGTGAGCTGGCCTATAATATTATGCTCATCATTGGCACCACTTTAATTGCCGCCTTTTTTACCTTTCTAATGCGGCAAACCTTCATTGTGGTTTCCAGACATATGGAATATGACCTTAAGAACGAAGTTTTCCAGCATTATCAAGAATTGTCACTTAACTTCTATAAGAAGAACCGTACCGGAGATCTAATGAATAGAATAAGTGAAGATGTTTCTAAGGTGCGACTATATCTTGGCCCGGCCATTATGTATAGTGTTACCACTTTTGCCTCCACGGTGGTAGTTTTGATTTTTATGCTTAAATCTGCTCCTGAACTTACTTTATATACGGTAATCCCGTTACCAGTTTTATCTTTTGCTATTTACAGGCTTAGTGTCGCCATTCACCAAAGGAGTACTATCGTACAGCAGTATTTATCCAGATTAAACACCTTTACCCAGGAAAGTTTTAGTGGAATTGCTGTTATTAAGTCCTACGGTATAGAGCCTCAAACCAATACCAATTTTACTGAATTATCCAACGGAAGCCGTGACAAGAATATAGACCTCGTGAAAGTGCAGGCGTTCTTCTTTCCATTAATGGTTTTGTTAATTGGGATAAGTAATATTATAGTGATTTATGTAGGAGGAAAACAGATCATTTCAGGTCAGATAGAAAATATCGATGTACTTGTTGAATTTATATTATATGTAAATATGCTTACTTGGCCAGTGGCCTCTATTGGCTGGGTGACCTCACTAGTTCAGCAGGCTGAAGCCTCACAGGAGAGGATCAACGAATTCTTAAAAGAAAAACCTGAGATCACCAATCAAAAGGCGGAACCGGATAATATCCAGGGCAATATCGAGTTCAAAGATGTGAGTTTCACCTATGACGATACCAATATTACTGCATTAAAAGGTGTATCCTTTAAAGTTGACAAGGGAGAAACTCTGGCTATTATTGGAAAAACAGGATCGGGTAAATCCACCATTCTGGAACTAATCGGCCGATTATACGATATTGACAAGGGAGACATCATGATAGATGATCGTAGTATTCAAAAACTGAATCTGGAAAGTCTTCGTAATAGTATAGGATACGTTCCGCAAGATGCGTTCCTATTTAGTGATTCCATCCGGAACAACATCAAATTTGGTAAAACGGATGCTTCAGAAGAAGAAATAATCACTGCTGCAAAGAATGCTTCAGTTCATAAAAATATTATTGGTTTCAGTAAAGGCTATGATACGGTGCTGGGCGAAAGGGGTATCACACTTTCCGGTGGTCAAAAGCAAAGGGTATCTATTGCAAGGGCTATTATTCATGATCCCGAGATCCTTCTGTTCGATGATTGTCTATCTGCTGTAGACACCGAAACCGAAGAAGAGATCCTTAATAATCTTTTTAAGATAACTAGAGAGAAAACCACCATTATTGTAAGCCACAGGATCTCATCGGCTAAGAATGCCGATAAGATTATCATTCTTGAAGACGGAAAAGTCGTACAACAAGGAACACATCAGCAACTGTTGGATCAGGAAGGATATTATAAGGAACTGTACGCAAAACAGCTAAATGAAAAAGAAATGTAA
- a CDS encoding TrkH family potassium uptake protein: protein MKFSGFKSWLQNERFLRYLSLFSFTISLINIFIVVYDLGFKHASEEKELLNDLYFSALGIGVLAILVRHYIFNLNIRLKVRIFDFLLGSLFGFLVLMRIDAIREILPLLEFLNKMAYVYAASLIYFIREFSTLKFNPGHTRLNPAQLFIASFLGIIIIGTLLLLLPKATYNGIGLLDALFTATSSVCVTGLIVVDTGSYFTTFGQSIILVLMQLGGLGIMTFASYFSYFFRGETTYENQLLLKDVTNSDKLGEVFNVLKKILLITFLVEFIGFIFIYLSLNKAEITQVGDQIFFSIFHAVSGFCNAGFSTLEHSLYDPAFRFNYPLHLVIAFLFILGGIGFPILLNIYRYALYNIKNKLFRITQRRQRVHSPWIINLNTRIVLVTTTVLLISGTLIFYALEYNNTLAEHNWFGKIVTAFFGASTPRTAGFNTVDTGALNFSTLMILFFLMWVGASPASTGGGIKTSTIAVAVLNFISLAKGKNRIEVYKREVSEATIRRAFAIISLSIMVIGTSIFLISIFDEDKSLLSIAFESFSAYSTVGLTTGITGELSSASKIVIIFTMFIGRVSMLTIMIAMLKKIRYMNYRYPKDEVLIN, encoded by the coding sequence GTGAAATTTTCAGGATTCAAATCTTGGTTGCAGAATGAAAGGTTTCTAAGGTATTTAAGCTTATTTTCTTTCACCATAAGCCTCATCAATATTTTTATTGTGGTTTACGACCTGGGTTTCAAACACGCCAGCGAAGAAAAAGAATTGCTTAATGATCTTTATTTTTCGGCCTTAGGCATAGGTGTTCTGGCTATTCTGGTACGACATTACATCTTTAACCTTAACATAAGACTCAAGGTCCGAATTTTTGATTTTTTACTTGGGTCTCTATTTGGTTTCCTTGTTTTAATGCGTATAGATGCCATCAGAGAAATTCTACCTCTTCTCGAATTCCTGAATAAGATGGCATATGTTTATGCAGCTTCCCTTATTTACTTTATCAGGGAATTCTCAACCCTGAAATTTAACCCCGGGCACACACGTTTAAACCCGGCGCAGTTGTTCATCGCTAGTTTTTTGGGAATTATTATCATAGGTACACTCCTGCTTCTATTACCCAAAGCGACTTATAACGGAATTGGTTTGCTCGATGCACTTTTTACAGCTACCAGTTCAGTATGTGTTACTGGTCTTATCGTGGTGGACACAGGTTCTTATTTTACTACATTTGGCCAGAGTATCATTTTAGTTTTAATGCAGCTTGGCGGCCTTGGTATAATGACCTTCGCCAGTTATTTCAGTTATTTTTTCAGAGGAGAGACCACTTATGAAAATCAATTATTACTAAAAGATGTTACAAATTCTGATAAACTGGGGGAAGTTTTCAATGTTTTAAAAAAGATACTTTTAATTACATTTCTTGTTGAATTCATTGGCTTTATTTTCATTTACCTGAGCCTTAATAAAGCTGAAATCACACAAGTTGGAGATCAAATATTCTTCTCCATTTTCCATGCTGTAAGCGGCTTTTGCAATGCCGGCTTTTCCACTTTGGAACATAGTTTATACGATCCCGCCTTTAGATTCAATTATCCTCTGCATTTGGTGATCGCATTCTTATTCATCCTGGGTGGTATTGGTTTTCCTATTTTATTAAATATCTACAGATATGCCCTATATAATATTAAGAACAAATTATTCAGAATAACTCAACGAAGACAACGAGTGCATTCCCCATGGATCATCAATCTTAATACACGTATCGTTTTGGTGACCACAACGGTTCTTTTGATTAGCGGAACACTGATCTTCTATGCCCTTGAATACAATAATACCCTTGCAGAGCATAATTGGTTCGGAAAGATCGTTACCGCATTTTTTGGAGCTTCCACACCCAGAACTGCAGGTTTTAATACTGTAGACACTGGAGCATTAAACTTCAGCACTTTGATGATCTTATTTTTCTTGATGTGGGTTGGTGCTTCACCAGCTTCAACAGGAGGCGGGATAAAAACCAGTACTATAGCAGTGGCAGTACTTAATTTTATTAGCCTTGCAAAAGGGAAGAACAGGATCGAAGTATATAAAAGAGAAGTTTCAGAAGCCACTATTAGAAGAGCGTTTGCCATTATTTCTCTTTCAATTATGGTAATTGGAACTTCTATCTTTCTCATTTCAATCTTTGATGAGGATAAAAGCCTTTTGAGCATTGCTTTTGAATCCTTCTCGGCTTACAGCACCGTAGGATTAACAACCGGTATAACCGGGGAACTCTCATCGGCCTCCAAGATCGTAATTATATTTACGATGTTCATAGGGCGGGTAAGTATGCTAACAATAATGATAGCCATGCTTAAGAAAATTAGATATATGAATTACCGCTATCCCAAGGATGAGGTATTAATAAATTAA
- a CDS encoding thioredoxin family protein, which produces MSLTPSNMLKLGTKAPDFRLMDAITDHLVELQELKGEKGTLIMFICNHCPFVKHVDDEIVRLANDYRPLGFNTIGIMSNDIENYPQDRPEMMKEHAMHHQYSFPYLFDGTQEVARAYDAACTPDFFLFDDDLKLVYRGQLDDSRPGNGIQPNGRNLREAMDAILNNRKVSEDQKPSIGCNIKWKN; this is translated from the coding sequence ATGTCACTTACTCCTTCCAATATGCTCAAGTTGGGCACCAAGGCTCCAGATTTCAGACTGATGGATGCAATCACAGATCACCTGGTAGAATTACAGGAATTAAAGGGAGAGAAGGGTACGCTTATCATGTTTATTTGTAATCATTGTCCTTTTGTGAAGCATGTTGATGATGAGATCGTGCGCCTGGCGAATGATTACCGCCCTCTGGGTTTTAATACTATTGGCATTATGAGCAATGATATTGAAAATTATCCACAGGACAGGCCAGAAATGATGAAGGAACACGCCATGCACCACCAGTACTCCTTCCCTTATTTGTTCGACGGAACTCAGGAAGTAGCCAGAGCCTATGATGCAGCCTGCACTCCCGATTTTTTTCTTTTTGATGATGATCTAAAATTGGTCTACCGCGGACAACTAGATGATAGCAGGCCTGGTAATGGGATTCAACCTAACGGAAGGAATCTAAGGGAAGCTATGGATGCCATTTTAAATAACCGAAAGGTATCTGAAGATCAAAAGCCCAGTATTGGTTGTAATATTAAGTGGAAGAATTAA
- a CDS encoding amidohydrolase produces the protein MKKLLFLFCLVLTGISCQTNDKEKVDLLVYNADVYTVNDSFEKAEAFAVKDGKFVAVGTSQEIREKYQAAEVHDAQGKAVYPGFIDAHAHFYRLGLQQQRVDLTGTKSFDEVVSRIVEFQKERNVDFITGRGWDQNDWEVKEFPVKDTLDKLFPDTPIAITRIDGHAMLVNQAALDKANITTETKFDGGDIEQKNGKLTGILVDNPMELVSNTMAAPDMETQTQALMDAQKISFGYGLTTVDDAGIDKETIELMDSLNNAGELKIRIYAMLSNNKKNLDHYLDKGPYKTERLNVRSVKFYGDGALGSRGAALKKPYSDRDGHYGALLSPVSEFKKTAERVANSEFQLNTHAIGDSANYVVLKTYDSLLEASADRRWRVEHAQVIDQKDFKYFSKNIIPSVQPTHATSDMYWAEDRLGEERTKGAYAYKKLLDQAGIVALGTDFPVEQVNPFLTFYAAVDRQDTENYPEGGFMKEQALSRENTLKGMTIWAAYSNFEEQEKGSIETGKFADFIILDRDIMKVEIDSVPNTKVLSTFVNGEQVYKN, from the coding sequence ATGAAAAAACTATTATTCTTATTCTGCTTAGTTCTAACCGGTATTTCATGCCAAACCAATGACAAAGAGAAAGTAGATTTGCTGGTTTACAATGCAGATGTATATACTGTAAATGATTCGTTTGAAAAGGCGGAAGCTTTCGCCGTTAAGGATGGAAAGTTTGTAGCCGTGGGTACTTCACAGGAGATAAGAGAGAAATATCAAGCTGCTGAAGTCCATGATGCTCAAGGTAAAGCTGTTTATCCGGGGTTTATTGATGCTCATGCACACTTTTACCGGCTAGGGTTACAACAACAACGTGTGGATCTAACCGGAACAAAGAGTTTTGATGAGGTGGTTTCCAGAATTGTTGAATTTCAAAAAGAAAGAAATGTAGATTTTATAACAGGAAGAGGTTGGGACCAAAATGATTGGGAAGTAAAAGAATTTCCGGTTAAAGACACCCTGGATAAATTATTTCCCGATACTCCCATAGCAATAACAAGAATAGACGGGCACGCCATGCTTGTAAATCAGGCTGCATTGGATAAGGCAAATATCACAACCGAAACAAAATTTGATGGAGGAGATATCGAGCAAAAAAATGGAAAACTCACCGGAATCCTTGTAGATAATCCAATGGAACTTGTTAGTAATACCATGGCAGCACCAGATATGGAGACTCAAACTCAGGCATTGATGGATGCTCAGAAAATTTCATTTGGCTATGGACTTACCACTGTAGATGATGCAGGTATAGATAAGGAAACAATTGAGCTAATGGATAGCCTTAATAATGCCGGGGAATTAAAGATCAGGATATATGCAATGCTAAGTAACAATAAAAAGAATTTGGATCATTACCTAGATAAAGGACCATATAAGACTGAAAGACTAAATGTTAGGTCTGTTAAATTCTATGGTGACGGAGCCTTAGGTTCCAGAGGAGCAGCCTTGAAAAAACCTTATTCAGACCGTGATGGTCATTACGGAGCATTATTATCACCGGTTTCTGAATTTAAAAAAACCGCTGAGAGGGTCGCTAATTCTGAATTTCAATTAAATACACATGCTATCGGTGACTCCGCGAATTATGTGGTTCTAAAAACCTACGATTCTCTTTTGGAAGCTTCAGCCGATAGGAGATGGAGAGTGGAGCATGCACAGGTCATAGATCAGAAAGATTTTAAATACTTTAGTAAGAATATCATTCCTTCCGTTCAGCCAACTCATGCCACCAGTGACATGTATTGGGCAGAAGACAGGTTGGGAGAAGAGAGAACAAAAGGAGCCTATGCTTATAAGAAGCTTTTGGATCAGGCCGGAATCGTGGCATTGGGAACAGACTTTCCTGTAGAACAGGTTAATCCATTTTTAACCTTTTATGCGGCAGTAGATCGCCAGGATACCGAAAATTATCCTGAAGGTGGCTTTATGAAAGAACAGGCGCTTAGCCGTGAAAACACCTTGAAAGGAATGACCATTTGGGCTGCATATTCCAATTTTGAAGAGCAAGAAAAGGGAAGTATAGAAACAGGAAAATTTGCCGATTTTATTATTCTGGACAGGGATATTATGAAGGTGGAAATAGACAGTGTTCCAAACACCAAGGTGCTTTCAACTTTTGTGAATGGGGAACAGGTATATAAAAATTAA
- a CDS encoding tRNA-binding protein codes for MDEINWSDFEKVEMRVGTIISAEDFPEARKPAYKLKIDFGEKLGSKVSSAQITKRYKPEELIGKQIIAVVNFPVKRIAGFKSECLVMGVVGENNDVVLVAADKKIPNGSRVA; via the coding sequence ATGGATGAAATTAACTGGAGCGATTTTGAAAAAGTAGAAATGAGAGTAGGAACTATAATTTCTGCTGAAGATTTTCCTGAAGCCCGAAAACCTGCCTATAAATTAAAGATTGATTTTGGAGAGAAATTGGGAAGCAAGGTGTCCTCTGCTCAAATAACAAAACGCTATAAGCCGGAAGAATTAATTGGAAAACAAATAATAGCCGTGGTCAATTTTCCTGTTAAACGCATTGCCGGTTTTAAAAGTGAATGTCTGGTAATGGGCGTAGTAGGCGAAAATAATGATGTAGTGCTTGTTGCAGCCGATAAGAAAATTCCTAATGGTTCACGAGTGGCTTAA
- a CDS encoding PUR family DNA/RNA-binding protein codes for MSDKGMMEKEEIFSKVLRAGRRTYFFDVRSTRANDYYLTITESKKFTNDDGSFYYKKHKIYLYKEDFDGFREILEEMTNFIINEKGEEVISERHQKDFKKEYEEDAKAGAASATSNPEKFTDVSFDDI; via the coding sequence ATGAGTGATAAGGGAATGATGGAGAAAGAAGAAATATTCTCTAAAGTTTTAAGAGCAGGAAGAAGAACTTATTTTTTTGATGTAAGATCTACAAGAGCAAACGATTACTATCTTACCATTACAGAAAGTAAGAAATTCACCAATGATGATGGTTCTTTCTACTACAAAAAACACAAGATTTATCTTTATAAAGAAGATTTTGACGGTTTTAGAGAGATCCTTGAAGAAATGACCAATTTCATTATTAACGAAAAAGGTGAGGAGGTAATTAGCGAACGTCACCAGAAAGATTTCAAAAAGGAATATGAAGAAGATGCTAAAGCTGGTGCAGCTTCAGCTACTTCAAATCCTGAGAAATTTACAGATGTAAGCTTCGACGATATTTAA
- a CDS encoding M14 family metallopeptidase yields the protein MKRILLSLIVLISLSATQAQKKDLSLDYYLPDGVSYNPDIPTPQEVLGYIPGEWHVSHDRLLMYMHKLADASPRMQIESRGHTYEGRPLILLTVSSEENLAQLEDIRKKHVSLVESNSASLNTAEMPVVINQGFSIHGNEASGSNAALLYAYYLAAAEGEKIEKALQNTVILLDPSFNPDGLQRFAYWANTNKSKNINPDPQDREYNEVWPGGRTNHYWFDMNRDWLPVQLPESQARIKTFHQWYPNILTDHHEMGSNSTFFFQPGIPSRTHPLTPQLNQDLTREIGTYHAAAFDELGSLYYTEENYDDFYYGKGSTFPDINGSIGILFEQGSSRGHAQETDNGVLTFPFTIRNQFTAALSTLEAAQNMRVDLLNYQRNFYKNARESAKKGAYAFGNPKDPASAYKLAEILKRHQIEVYEPSSKFTQNGKSFEKGSAYVVPKNQRQHRLIEAMFERRTQFEDSLFYDISAWTFPLAFNLDFSNEVSEKNIGKKIDELSKLLPQLPEKSEYAYLLNWNNYFAPKALNAILQKGLRAKVAMEDFSLGSAKYDYGTIMIPVQNQKLNNEEIHTFLSEISKESGVEITALSTGMTKGINLGSNQFRALEPQKVAIIVGGSITSYDAGEIWHLFDQRYDMKITKLDVEDFSRTDLSEYTDIILPNSWGSGIDKDHAKKLMDWTRDGGTLIGYRNAVNWLKNNKFADFKTKKNELTAKNVSFEERGDFRGAQGIGGAIFEAKLDRSHPIAFGYKDDKLALFRNTTIFIEADKQSYNNPIRYTEKPLLSGYISKPNLDSIAGTVPFKHESLGRGEVILFTDNTNFRAFWYGTNKLLMNAIFFGDEM from the coding sequence ATGAAAAGAATATTATTATCGCTTATTGTTTTAATTTCCTTAAGTGCCACCCAGGCTCAAAAAAAAGATCTCAGTTTAGACTATTATTTACCTGATGGGGTTAGCTATAATCCCGACATCCCTACTCCACAGGAAGTCTTAGGTTATATTCCCGGTGAATGGCATGTGAGCCATGACCGCTTATTGATGTATATGCACAAATTAGCCGATGCATCACCCCGCATGCAAATAGAAAGTCGCGGTCACACATATGAGGGGCGCCCTTTAATACTCCTAACCGTTTCTTCGGAAGAGAATCTTGCGCAGCTTGAAGACATAAGAAAAAAGCATGTTTCATTGGTCGAAAGCAATTCTGCTTCGCTCAATACTGCCGAAATGCCCGTGGTAATTAATCAAGGCTTTTCCATTCATGGTAACGAAGCCAGTGGATCCAATGCAGCATTATTATATGCTTACTATCTGGCAGCTGCTGAAGGCGAAAAGATCGAAAAAGCTTTACAGAATACGGTCATTCTTCTTGACCCCTCATTTAACCCTGATGGTTTACAAAGATTCGCCTACTGGGCGAACACCAATAAAAGCAAAAATATTAATCCCGACCCACAGGACAGGGAGTACAATGAAGTTTGGCCAGGAGGAAGAACAAATCACTACTGGTTTGATATGAATCGTGACTGGCTACCGGTTCAGTTACCGGAGTCACAGGCCAGAATTAAAACATTTCATCAGTGGTATCCAAACATCCTGACAGATCACCACGAAATGGGCTCTAATTCTACTTTTTTCTTTCAGCCTGGAATCCCTTCCAGAACGCATCCACTAACCCCGCAGCTTAATCAAGACCTTACAAGGGAGATCGGGACTTATCATGCTGCTGCATTTGATGAATTAGGTTCACTTTATTATACCGAAGAAAATTATGATGATTTCTATTATGGAAAGGGCTCAACTTTCCCCGATATCAATGGGAGTATAGGAATACTTTTCGAACAGGGAAGTTCCAGAGGTCATGCACAGGAAACCGACAATGGCGTACTTACATTCCCTTTTACAATAAGAAATCAATTCACAGCAGCGCTTTCAACACTCGAGGCCGCGCAAAATATGAGGGTGGACCTTCTGAATTATCAGCGTAATTTCTATAAAAATGCAAGAGAGTCGGCAAAGAAAGGCGCCTATGCATTTGGAAACCCAAAAGACCCGGCTAGTGCATACAAATTAGCAGAGATCTTAAAGAGACATCAAATTGAAGTTTACGAACCTTCTTCAAAATTCACTCAGAACGGGAAAAGTTTCGAAAAAGGATCGGCCTATGTGGTACCAAAGAACCAAAGACAGCACAGGTTAATAGAAGCCATGTTCGAGAGAAGGACACAATTTGAAGACAGCCTTTTTTACGACATTTCTGCATGGACCTTTCCTCTAGCCTTTAATCTTGATTTCAGCAATGAGGTTTCAGAAAAAAATATCGGAAAAAAAATCGATGAATTAAGCAAGCTTTTACCACAGTTACCTGAAAAAAGCGAATATGCATATTTGTTGAATTGGAACAACTACTTTGCACCAAAGGCACTCAATGCCATTCTGCAGAAAGGCTTAAGAGCAAAAGTAGCCATGGAAGACTTCAGCCTGGGTTCAGCTAAATATGACTACGGGACCATTATGATCCCTGTACAGAATCAAAAACTTAATAACGAAGAGATTCATACATTCCTAAGCGAAATATCTAAAGAAAGTGGAGTAGAGATCACTGCCTTAAGTACCGGAATGACAAAAGGTATAAATCTGGGAAGCAATCAATTTAGAGCCTTAGAACCACAAAAAGTGGCCATTATTGTTGGTGGTTCTATTACCTCATATGATGCAGGAGAAATATGGCATTTATTTGACCAGCGTTATGATATGAAGATCACAAAGCTGGATGTAGAAGATTTTTCCAGAACCGATCTTAGTGAGTATACAGATATCATTCTACCTAACTCCTGGGGAAGTGGAATAGACAAAGATCACGCTAAAAAGTTAATGGATTGGACCCGTGATGGCGGAACGCTCATTGGATACAGAAATGCTGTAAACTGGCTAAAAAACAACAAGTTTGCCGATTTTAAAACCAAAAAGAATGAACTTACAGCTAAAAATGTGAGTTTTGAAGAGCGTGGTGATTTCAGGGGAGCTCAGGGAATTGGTGGAGCTATCTTCGAAGCGAAATTAGACAGAAGTCATCCAATAGCTTTTGGTTATAAAGATGACAAATTAGCTCTTTTCAGAAATACTACGATTTTCATTGAAGCCGATAAACAGAGTTACAACAATCCAATACGTTACACTGAAAAACCATTATTAAGCGGATACATCAGCAAGCCTAACCTGGACTCTATCGCCGGTACGGTGCCTTTTAAACACGAAAGCCTTGGTAGAGGTGAAGTAATTCTTTTCACCGATAATACTAACTTCAGAGCCTTCTGGTATGGAACCAATAAATTATTAATGAACGCAATTTTCTTTGGCGACGAGATGTAG
- a CDS encoding potassium channel family protein, with translation MKYIVIGLGKFGASLAEKLTEMGNEVIGVDIRMSKVESIKEKLTHSINLDATDIEAVKNLPLSDTDIVIVAIGEDKSANIMTAALLKQMKVKRIISRAVDPLQRMVLEAMGVKEIIYPEEETADRWAKKLNLEGVVDSFELDGNFSIVETRIPEEYHDKTVKEIGIKEEFNVIVLTTMTVSKEKNDLGTETDKTSVQGIARADTKLYKDEIMVLYGHNKDIKNLLDEHRKFKDGL, from the coding sequence ATGAAATATATTGTAATCGGTTTAGGAAAATTTGGAGCCTCACTGGCAGAGAAACTAACAGAAATGGGCAATGAAGTGATTGGTGTTGATATTAGAATGAGCAAGGTAGAAAGTATAAAAGAAAAGCTTACTCATAGTATAAATCTTGATGCAACCGATATCGAAGCAGTGAAGAACTTACCTTTATCAGATACAGATATCGTGATCGTCGCTATAGGAGAGGATAAAAGTGCTAATATAATGACCGCCGCCTTACTGAAGCAAATGAAGGTAAAACGAATCATAAGTCGGGCTGTGGATCCACTACAAAGAATGGTTCTTGAAGCCATGGGAGTAAAAGAGATCATCTATCCTGAAGAGGAAACTGCCGATAGATGGGCAAAGAAATTGAATCTTGAGGGTGTGGTAGACAGCTTTGAACTGGATGGGAATTTCAGTATAGTAGAAACAAGAATCCCTGAAGAATATCATGATAAAACAGTTAAGGAAATAGGGATCAAAGAAGAATTTAATGTGATCGTGCTTACTACTATGACGGTAAGCAAGGAAAAAAATGATCTGGGCACCGAAACAGATAAAACCAGCGTTCAGGGAATTGCAAGGGCAGATACCAAATTATATAAAGATGAGATTATGGTTCTTTACGGGCATAATAAGGATATTAAAAACCTGCTGGACGAACACAGAAAATTTAAAGATGGGCTTTAA
- a CDS encoding peptidylprolyl isomerase, which translates to MNDGLYAKFHTSKGEILAELEYQKTPGTVGNFVGLAEGKIENKAKSQGEPYYDGIKFHRVIPDFMVQGGDPQGTGVGGPGYKFDDEIHPDLKHDAPGKLSMANAGPGTNGSQFFITHVETPWLDGKHTVFGSVVEGQEIVDKIEQGDKIEKLEIIRKGEAAENFDAAGAFKDFNAEKAQREAEEKKKAEAELDKIATGFERTESGLRYKIIQKGDGKKAEKGNSVSVHYKGQLADGTVFDSSYKRNKPLEFPIGVGHVIPGWDEGIQLLQVGDKARMVIPSHLAYGERGAGGVIPPNAVLVFDVELMDVK; encoded by the coding sequence ATGAACGACGGATTATATGCTAAATTCCATACATCTAAAGGGGAAATCCTGGCAGAACTGGAATATCAAAAAACTCCTGGTACAGTTGGAAATTTTGTAGGTCTGGCTGAAGGGAAAATAGAAAACAAAGCAAAATCACAGGGCGAACCTTACTACGACGGAATTAAATTCCACCGTGTAATTCCAGATTTTATGGTTCAGGGAGGAGATCCTCAGGGAACCGGTGTTGGAGGACCTGGTTATAAATTTGATGATGAGATCCATCCCGATCTTAAACATGATGCCCCGGGAAAATTATCAATGGCCAATGCTGGACCGGGTACCAATGGGAGTCAGTTTTTCATCACACATGTAGAAACGCCTTGGTTAGACGGTAAACATACCGTTTTTGGTAGCGTTGTAGAAGGTCAGGAGATCGTAGATAAGATCGAGCAGGGAGATAAGATCGAAAAACTGGAGATCATTAGAAAAGGTGAGGCTGCAGAAAACTTTGATGCCGCGGGTGCTTTTAAAGATTTTAATGCTGAAAAAGCTCAGCGTGAAGCTGAAGAAAAGAAGAAAGCAGAAGCAGAGCTTGATAAAATAGCAACAGGCTTCGAAAGAACTGAAAGCGGTCTTAGGTATAAGATCATCCAAAAGGGTGACGGTAAAAAGGCTGAAAAAGGAAACAGTGTTTCTGTACATTATAAAGGCCAGTTGGCAGACGGTACCGTTTTCGACTCGTCTTATAAGAGAAATAAACCATTGGAATTCCCAATTGGAGTTGGACATGTGATCCCGGGATGGGATGAAGGGATCCAGCTTTTACAAGTTGGTGATAAAGCAAGAATGGTTATACCTTCACATTTAGCCTATGGTGAAAGAGGAGCAGGTGGAGTTATTCCTCCGAACGCTGTTCTTGTATTTGACGTTGAGCTAATGGATGTTAAGTAA